The genomic DNA TCCGGCCACGCTCCGCGCTCACCTCGACACACACGCGGCTCACGTCGACCCGGACGCGCCCTGGTTACCTGCTTCTCACCCGTTGCTCACCCGTTCGGCCCAGGTCCGTTGGCGAGAGCGGCACACAGATCATCTACGTGCGTCGTATCCTGCTCGGACACTCGCTGCCGAGCCGGTCCGGAACACGGCACCACCCCCGCCCGTACAACCCGGAACAACGAGAGCTCGTCAGTTCGTTGAGCGACGACCCCCATTTGCTTCATGGCTCAACGACGCACTACAAACGATCCCTTGACCGCACACAGCGACCGCCCCGTTTTTCCCTGGGGCGACGTGGCCGTTCGACTGGAGTTGCACGTGGCCGGGCGCATCGAAGATTACGCACTCATCGGAGACATGCAGACCGCTGCCCTGGTCTGCCGGGACGGCACGGTGGACTGGCTCTGCCTGCCCCGATTCGACTCCCATGCCATCTTCGCCGGTCTGCTGGGCACCGAGGAACACGGCTTCTGGCGGCTGGGCCCGGCCCACGCCGCCGACGCGCCGCCGCCCACCGCGGTCCGGCGCGGCTACCGCGGTGACTCGCTGATCCTGGAGTCCGAGTGGGACACCCCGCGAGGCACGGTCCGCGTGACCGATTTCATGCCCCCTCGCGACGGCGCCCCCCAGTTGATCCGCATCGTGGAGGGCATCTCCGGCCGCGTCCCGATGCGCTCGGCCCTCCGGATGCGTTTCTCCTACGGCCGGGTCGTCCCCTGGGTGCACAAGCACGAGGGCCGCACGGTGGCCGTCGCGGGCCCCGACTCTGTGTGGTTCGACACCTCGGCGGAGACCTACGGCAAGCAGCTCACGACCTACGCGGACTTCACGGTCGCGCCGGGTGACCGCATCGCGTTCACGATCTCGTGGGAGCCCTCGCACAAGCAGCCCCCGGCCCTCCCGGAGCCGGAGCAGTCCCTGGTGGCGACCGAGGAGTTCTGGCGCGACTGGGTCGACCAGTGCACGTACCACGGCCCCTACCGCGAGGCCGTGGTCCGCTCCCTGATCACGCTCAAGGCCCTCACGTACGCCCCGACCGGCGGCATCGTCGCCGCGCCCACCACCTCCCTCCCGGAGGAGATCGGCGGCGTCCGCAACTGGGACTACCGCTACACCTGGCTCCGCGACGCGGCCATCACCCTCTCCTCGCTCCTGCGCACCGGCTACCGCGAGGAGGCCCGCGCCTGGCGCGAGTGGCTCCTGCGCGCGGTGGCCGGCGACCCGGAGAACCTGCAGATCATGTACGGCATCGCCGGCGAGCGCGAGCTCGGGGAGGCGGAGCTGGACTGGCTGCCGGGCTACGAGAACTCGGGCCCGGTCCGGGTCGGCAACGGCGCGGCCCACCAGCTCCAGCTCGACGTCTACGGCGAGGTCACCGAGGCCCTGCACCTGGCCCACATGACGGGCCTGGCCCGCAACGACTACGCCTCCCTGCTCCAACTGAAGCTGATCCGCTACCTGGAGAAGCACTGGGACGAGCCCGACGAGGGCATCTGGGAGGTGCGCGGCCCGCGCCGCCACTTCGTGCACTCGAAGGTGATGGCCTGGGTCGCGGTCGACCGCACGATCAAGCTGATCGAGTCGGGCGACGCGGACGGCCCCCTGGAGAAGTGGCGCGAACTGCGCGACGACATCCACCGGGACGTGTGCGAGCGCGGCTACGACAAGGAGCGCAACACCTTCACGCAGTCGTACGGCTCGAAGGAGCTGGACGCCTCGCTGCTGCTGATCCCGCAGATGGGCTTCCTGCCCCCGGACGACAAGCGTGTGATCGGCACGATCGAGGCGATCCAGCGCGAGCTGTCCACGCCGGACGGCTTCATCCTGCGCTACCCGACCTCGGGCACCGACGAGGGCGTGGACGGTCTCCCCGGTGACGAGGGCGCGTTCCTGGCCTGCTCGTTCTGGATGGCCGACGACCTCGCGATGATCGGCCGCGTGGACGAGGCCCGCAAGCTCTTCGAGAAGCTCCTGTCGCTCCGCAACGACCTGGGCCTCCTCGCCGAGGAGTGGGACCCGCGCCTGCAGCGCCAGGTCGGCAACTTCCCGCAGGCCTTCAGCCACGTCCCGCTGATCGACACGGCGCTGCGGCTGACGGCTTCGGGGGCCTACGGCGGCTGAGCGCGTCGGCGTAGGCGAAACGGGCCCGCCGGATCGGAAGACGATCCGGCGGGCCCGCCGCGTACTGGTCCTGGCCTACCCGATGAAGCGGACCGCGTCGGCCACGACGTATCCGTTGGCGTCGTCGGAGAGTTCCACGACGGCCGGGGTCCCGGCCGTGAACGGGAAGCTGCCCAACGACACCCACCGGTTGCCGCGTTCGGTCTGGTCGACGCGGACGACGGTGGAGCCGCCCGGGTATCTCACGGTGTAGGCGGCGTCGGTCGCCCGGTTGGTGTCGGCCGTGTACCAGACGGCCACGTCGTACACCCCGCTCGCCGGGACGTCGGACTGCCAGCGCACGACCGAGGTCCCGGTGCCCGCCGCGTGGGTGCGGTAGCTCGTCCCCCAGTAGCCCTTGACGGTCGATGCCGGGTTCCAGGTGCCGGAGACCACGCTGTAGGTGCCGGGGTCGTCGTTGTCGGCGACCAGGCCCTGGGCCGTGATCCGCACGGCGTCGGCCACGACGTATCCGTTCGCGTCGTCCGAGAGTTGGACGACGGCCTTGCTTCCGGCGGTGAACGCGTACTTGCCCAGGGAGATCCAACGGCCGCCGTCCACCTGCTGGTTGACGCGCACCAGCGTGGAGCCGTCGGCATCCGTGACGGTGTAGGGCGCGTTGTCCGCGCGGTTGGCGTTGTCGGTGTACCAGACGGACACGTCGTAGGTCCCGGTCGTCGGCACGTCGGTCTGCCAGCGCACGGCCGAAGTGCCGGTGCCCGCCGCGTGGGTGAGGTAGTTCGCCCCCTGGTACCCGGTGACCGCGGTCCCGGCGTTCCAGGTGCCGGAGACCGTGCTGAAGCCGGACGAGCCGTTGTCGGTGACGGCACCCCGGTAGGACAGCCGGACGGCGTCGGCGACGACCGTGCCGTCGGCGTTGTCCGACAGGGTCACCGTGCCGTCGCCGCCACCGGTGAACGCGAACTCGCCGAGCCGTACCCAACGCCCGCCGCCGGACGCCTCGTTGACCGTCACCGCGGTCCGGCCGTCGGCGTGGTCGATCACGTAGGAGGCGTTGGACGCCTGGCCCGAGGCCGACTTGAACCAGGCGGCGACCTCGTACACGCCGTTCATCGGCACATCGGGCCGGAACTCCACACTGGCGGTGCCGGTTCCGGCGGCGTGCGTGTCATGGCTGTTGCCGTAGGCGCCGCTGAGCGAGTTCACGTCGGCCCAGGTGCCGGAGAGGGTGTCGAAGCCCGGGATGAAGTCGTTGTCCGACACCGTGTCCGGCACATCGGCGGGCTCTCCGCCCGAGACGAGGGTCAACTGGTCGGGGGCGACGGCCTTTCCGCCGGCCCGACCGACGGCGGCCAGAGTGAAGCGGACGGTGTGCTGCCCGGCGGCCAGGGTCATCGATCCCAACGGGTAGACCTGGTAGCCGTCGATGTCGTAGGTGTCGGAGCCGGATGTCAGCGTCGGGTCGAACAGGCCCTGGCTCAGCGCTGTGCCGTCGATGCTCGCGCGTATCCGCCCCTGGCCGACGCTGCGATGGAAGCGCGCGGAGACCTGGTAGTCGCCCGCCTGCGTGACGTCGAAGGGGACGTCGATGTAGTTGCCGACGGCGGACGCCCCGTAGCGCAGGGCCTTGCCGCCCCCGGCGTTGGCGTCGTCGAGGATCGGTACGGCGGCGCCGGTGTCGGTGCGGGCGGCCGAGGTGGCCATCTCGTACGTCTGCCGGGTGAACCCGGGGCCGGTGGCGAGGCTGTCCCGGCCCTTGGTCAGCCACGCGAGGTCGAAGCGGGCGACGGCGATGCGCTCGGGGTAGTTGGCCACGGTGCCGTCACGGCCGTAGACCAGCAGGATCGTGCCGTCGGACAGACGGGCCAGGTCGGAGTAGTAGGACGGGCCCGGGTCGACCACGCGGCTGTAGCGGAAGCTCGCTCCGTCGTCGTAGGAGATCGAGACGGTCATGTTCTCCCGGGCGGAGGAGTCCGGGCGGGAGAAGAGGAGTCGGTCGACCGTGCCGGTGGTGTAGGTGAGCAGG from Streptomyces sp. NBC_01478 includes the following:
- a CDS encoding glycoside hydrolase family 15 protein — protein: MAGRIEDYALIGDMQTAALVCRDGTVDWLCLPRFDSHAIFAGLLGTEEHGFWRLGPAHAADAPPPTAVRRGYRGDSLILESEWDTPRGTVRVTDFMPPRDGAPQLIRIVEGISGRVPMRSALRMRFSYGRVVPWVHKHEGRTVAVAGPDSVWFDTSAETYGKQLTTYADFTVAPGDRIAFTISWEPSHKQPPALPEPEQSLVATEEFWRDWVDQCTYHGPYREAVVRSLITLKALTYAPTGGIVAAPTTSLPEEIGGVRNWDYRYTWLRDAAITLSSLLRTGYREEARAWREWLLRAVAGDPENLQIMYGIAGERELGEAELDWLPGYENSGPVRVGNGAAHQLQLDVYGEVTEALHLAHMTGLARNDYASLLQLKLIRYLEKHWDEPDEGIWEVRGPRRHFVHSKVMAWVAVDRTIKLIESGDADGPLEKWRELRDDIHRDVCERGYDKERNTFTQSYGSKELDASLLLIPQMGFLPPDDKRVIGTIEAIQRELSTPDGFILRYPTSGTDEGVDGLPGDEGAFLACSFWMADDLAMIGRVDEARKLFEKLLSLRNDLGLLAEEWDPRLQRQVGNFPQAFSHVPLIDTALRLTASGAYGG
- a CDS encoding golvesin C-terminal-like domain-containing protein, whose amino-acid sequence is MPRRTFRRTPLPVCLLALLTLLALVTTTGRAHAAGATAAGSFSESELWDSTDSDAYASFHVQGLGVIPQGIVPPAGGAALPADVVLTFTEGRFVLGDGGPKDLLVRRSTDAGVTWSAGTVVVPQDAVQSWGDPTPVVDRQTGRVSLFYKGDGSNIYVKHSDDAGATWSATEDLTPLFATNPYGWTRDAPIPGHGIQLSSGRLLMPVMHRAAGTATDANYGMDMLYSDDHGATWHRGSPLMDATYPVNESRVYERSDGSVVLNGRWGSGGTRYRITSTSTDGGLTWSAPAIDGATGTFNSVDAGLLTYTTGTVDRLLFSRPDSSARENMTVSISYDDGASFRYSRVVDPGPSYYSDLARLSDGTILLVYGRDGTVANYPERIAVARFDLAWLTKGRDSLATGPGFTRQTYEMATSAARTDTGAAVPILDDANAGGGKALRYGASAVGNYIDVPFDVTQAGDYQVSARFHRSVGQGRIRASIDGTALSQGLFDPTLTSGSDTYDIDGYQVYPLGSMTLAAGQHTVRFTLAAVGRAGGKAVAPDQLTLVSGGEPADVPDTVSDNDFIPGFDTLSGTWADVNSLSGAYGNSHDTHAAGTGTASVEFRPDVPMNGVYEVAAWFKSASGQASNASYVIDHADGRTAVTVNEASGGGRWVRLGEFAFTGGGDGTVTLSDNADGTVVADAVRLSYRGAVTDNGSSGFSTVSGTWNAGTAVTGYQGANYLTHAAGTGTSAVRWQTDVPTTGTYDVSVWYTDNANRADNAPYTVTDADGSTLVRVNQQVDGGRWISLGKYAFTAGSKAVVQLSDDANGYVVADAVRITAQGLVADNDDPGTYSVVSGTWNPASTVKGYWGTSYRTHAAGTGTSVVRWQSDVPASGVYDVAVWYTADTNRATDAAYTVRYPGGSTVVRVDQTERGNRWVSLGSFPFTAGTPAVVELSDDANGYVVADAVRFIG